DNA from Microtus ochrogaster isolate Prairie Vole_2 unplaced genomic scaffold, MicOch1.0 UNK43, whole genome shotgun sequence:
GGAGGCACACCACAGCAGAGGCCACACAGATATGAATGGCCTGTATTGACCTGGTACCATGGTGTTATCtgggcccaggctgctgccaagggctgTGTCTAGGTTCGTGGTTCTATACTGGGCAGTGTCTGGATTGATGTGTGTGGCTCCTGTTGCCACCTTGCCCATGAGAATGCCCAGGGTCAGATTCTCCACCTGAGTCCAGGTTGGTATCCGATAGCCAGAATGCAACCAGTGCATTGTGCTGTTATACAATGTCATGGTGACGTACAggccagagctgcagctgaggatcATATCAGGGTCCATGATATTACTGCAGCCAGGGTATGTGCTGATGTCCAATGGTCCTGTAACCATGGAAGGCTGTGAAGACAGACACCTGAGATCaagggccatgttggtgtctcaGGTCTATACCACCACTGGGGCAATGGTTACACCCATACCCATCTGCTGCTAAGGACCATGAAGGCATCAATGGTCCTACTGGGCCTGGGGTCTGTGCTGATATCTGGGCTCTGCATTGACACCAAAGGTTACACAGAAGTAGAGGGTTGGGACTGCAAATTGAGGTGTGTCTAGGGACCAAATGACCACCAGAACCATTCCCACCTATGTGACCATTCCTTTCACCAAGAGGATATCGTCCTTGAACAAGCTGTTTCCAAAGGCCATTTCTGGGTCAGTGgtccagctgcagctggggtctgtattaatgtctgtggcctgtgtcacctcAGAAGTCCTTAGGAACCATGTGAGATGAAATCatctgagggccatgctgagccagcTTTGTCCTTAactggccctgggaaagctgagCTTCCCCCTTGCTGAATACtacagcaagagagctggccctgcactcaggagagatggcccccacccctcaccataaGTGAGAGTGAATCAACCTTAAGGTTATAGATGTAGGGGAGCTGATTCCACCCCCTTGGCTGAGATCCCagtagcccagactgaccagctTGTCCACCATTAAGGCTCACAAACAGGCCTTGAGTTGacccaccctagcatctaccccatataggacctgctggagctggtAAAAGGGTTGGTCCTGTGGAATGATTCATGAAAGATCTCCAGGAATCAGAGCAACAGCAGAATATCCCAGAGGCATTCTGGTGATGATCCAATGAGGATgatgtaccagaaaccagaggccttgaaccagagaAGTTACTCACTGTAATCAACATTTGCCAGTAAGGCTAATGGGACAAAAGCATAGACTACATGACACACTGAAGCCTCCAATGGCAccgggataaaaataaaaagaggggggGTACTGtagaagcaggaaagaaggaaaagaaaagagattgctctgttgttttgttttgttttcatttggtttggtttggtttggattggattggtttggcttggtttggggatttgtttgtttactttgcttgcttgcttatgtagttttgttttcttttgtgggagAGAGCAGAAATAAGGGGAGGATATAGGGAAACTGGGAGGTGGGCAGAACTGGgttgcatgatgtgaaactcccaaagagtcaataaagacgttacattttaaaaatgatagagGTGGTATTGATGACACTCAACACAGACTTGCGTTTTAGATTCAAATCAATTCCTTAGTAACTGTGTTGCGTTGGCAAGTATTTAAACTGTGAGCAGCAAAGGGTTCAGTCATAAAATTCTGATATAGCTcattaaaacagagaaacaaatttttCATTAAATCAGTGGTATAAATGGCAATAATTTATCATCATTGCAAAACATATTATACTCCAATCAGAGAGTATGAATGTTAAAAGCACTACAAAGTGACAAAGGTTATTAAAATAAAGCAGTATGAAATCAACAGAATCATGAGGCTCAAAACCCCACATTGAGGTCTTCACAAAACAACTTCTGATACAGAGCAGGAATGTGCTGCACCCATCAATCCTGGACCACTCCTAACCTACAGTAGAATTATGACATGCTAAAATGTATTGTGGTCATTTTAGAAGATGCTACTGCAAAGACAAATTAGCACATTTTCAGGAATTATAACTTTATATGATGTCttcttttaaattacttattgttttttattgatgcAACATTGATTATTCAAAATATTGGTTgtgatataattaaaattttcctcaATTAGAATATTTCTACCCTGTTGCTAGTAGGAAAATAAATTAATCCGCTTTAATAGTAATATTTATTcctttgctttattattatttccttagcTTTAAAAATTGCTAgaatatttaatcccagcacttgggaggcataggaaggcagatctttgtaagttcaaggccagactggtctacaagagctagttccaagacaagctccaaagctacagagaaaccctgtctcgaaaaaccaaaaaaaaaaaaattttctaggATAGTTTGTAGACAACATATACACACCTTCTTAGATGACACGTTTTGTTGTCTCATCACAGCATAGCGTAACTTTACCATGGGGCATCTGAATATGGATATTGATATATATCTGTGCACAATTACACATTTTTCTCAAGTAAATGTATGAACCAAGCTAAGAATGAGagtttataaaagacaaaaattgcaggtatttttctattcattttttattcagaaaattattttggaCAATGTTTTTCACGGCCATGAGGACATCTTTATTCCTAAAGCTGTAGATTATTGGGTTGAGACTGGGTGTCAAGATGGTGTAGAATATTGCCAGAAACTTATCCTGGCCTGGAGTGTGGTATGAGCGAGGTCTCATATATGTGAAAATGAAGGGCCCATAGTACATTATGACCACAACCATGTGGAAGGAGCAGGTGGACAAGGACTTCTGTCGAGCCCCTGCTTGCATTTGGAAGATAGTGAGGAGAATTTGCACATAAGATATAGAGATGATTGAAAATGGAATCAGTAGAAAAATGATGCCACTGACATAAACTCCTCGCTCATAACGTGATGTGTCTACACAGGACAGCTTCAACATGGCAGGAATTTCACAGAAAAAGTGATCAATGGCCCTTGAGTGACAAAAAGGAAAGTGAAGTGCAAAAGATGTGTGGACTATGGAGTTAAAAACCCCCACAAGCCAGGAACCTGAAGCCAGGAGCCCACTGGTGTTGTCCCTCATCAGCACAGGATAACGAAGTGGATGGCAGATGGCCACATATCGGTCATAAGACATGGCTGCCAGGAGAAGGCACTCACCTCCTAGCATAGTGAGGGACAGAAATATCTGAAAGCCACAGCCTGTGAAGGAAATAGTTCTGCTGCCTGACAAATAGTCAGCAATCATTTTAGGTACAATGTTGGAAATGTGCAAGATATCCATGaaggaaagatggctgagcaggaaaTACATAGGGGTGTGGAGTCGAGAATCCCTGTGGATTAGGAAGATGAGGAGGGCGTTTTCTGTTAtagtcataataaaaataaaaaatataaatgagaaaaacaccTGACTCGTTTGGGAAGACGAGAACAAACCCAAAAGGATGAAGTCACTGCTGAAAGTGTGGTTCTCATTTTCCATCATGTCTCCTCCTATTTTACCTATAAAGAGATGgttatttaattagaaaaaaaagtagcaaaGTCTTATGCTTACTTTTATATGTGTTTACATAAAAAATTAGTTGACATATAATTTGTAATTACCACTTGGTGTCTCATAGAGGGTCTCAGAGTGGGTATATTATGCTAGGTATAAATTTATTTGGTTGAACAAATCATAATATTTAGTATGGAATGAacctttttatatcttttatctCTTAGCTACAATTActtaaatatgcttttcttaaGTCCagtcatttctaaaatatatcttttacaTCTGCACAACACATGTAGGCTACACTGGGGATTCTTGTTGGTTAGATTCTCTACCAAAGCTCTGCCAAGAACCTGGGCATTGTAAAACCATTCATTAAATAACAGAAACCCAGACTTTCCTGCTGTTTTACATTCTGCTCCACCCTGATATTTTGGGTTAAAAAAATCTGGTATCaaattattgaagaaaataacaaagaataacATATGTATAGATTGCCTAGGTGGTTTCATGTTAAGTTTAACACAATGAAGGAAATTGTTCATAATTAGTTTTCCAAACATTCAATACTTCTTTCAAATATTCTGTGATTAACcatcagtgtgtatgtgtatgagagagagagaagtagagacTGAGACAAAATTCTCAATATCTATAAAGTTCTTttcatgaaaaattattttgaatctttAACTTACATAGTATACTTATTATTAACACAGCTAGCCTGAGAAAGTGGCTTAGCTGATCTACAAGGGAAGCCACATATATCATTCATTGTTCTTAACAATTGGTGATTCAGGCTGCACATAGCTTGTTACCAAACACTGTGCCACAAAACAGCACTACACATATAATCCTGTGTTTCTCATTCTTCCTGAACCCAGGGGAATGTGACAAACAGATGCAGTTCTCCAGCTATAGTCCAGGAAGGTGGGAACTAAAAAAGCCTACCTTTCTCACTCCCCTTATATTATGTTCCAGCACACTATGAACACATTCAAATGAAAGGTTATAGGAGCATAAAACTGTGAATTCAGACCCCAGCAAAATGAGTACATTCTCCATCGCAGGACCTGCTCCAGATCACCAACAGCAGCACCAAttattgtataaaaatttaaaatgtgttttatattaattACTTGCCTGTCTCACTGATGAAAGATTCTTATGTCTGTTGTACACCCTATAACTCCAATTAAAATACCATTGAAATATTTCCTCATACAGTAATCTTGGCTAAAAGAGAAGGGATTCTTGGAATCTAGAAAAATGCCTTTAAACTTTGTTGGTTCCATATATTTACTTTACCATAAGAACAAAAGCTGCATCAAGTGaggttttgttgctatttcaagATGAGAAAACTGCAAAATACTGATCATGTACTTGGAATTATTAACATATTCCAGCTAGTGTAACAGAAAGTCAGGCTAAAGTTAGCAGAGAACAAATGAGTTTTACTGGTAAACAAGCATGTGTTTTACACATAGAAAGATACTACACAAGTCTTCTGACTAAGAGGCTGGTAAGAATGAAAACCTTACTGAGAACAGTTCTTACATAAGAAAAGATGTAAGGACCAGATGTGGAGGGTGAGCACTACAAGAAGAGCCCCACTGCCTACCTTCTTGAGCACTGAGCCTCGAACACTCTTGCAAAGATAACTTTACTGAAAGGTAAAGTTTCTTACTCCTCCAacttattataataatatacagtCAATTCAACCCACATTTTACTAATTCTTGGAACATCAAGAGATTAAATTTTCTACTTTGACAGCCCCTTAGATTGATGTTGCTTTAAGATGGAGAAGGTGAAATGTCTACTGTGTTTGAAGCACTACTGCCCAGAGATAGGTCTGGCTATCATCACTCTAAACTCTAAATGGTAAATACTCCCCAAGAGTACCATTGACAGAAATGTAGCTCTACAGTCTGTGGTCTCCTAAATGTCACAtgagtagtagtagtagtattgaCAAAAGCAGGAACCCAAAGCCAATGGCAACATCAAAGTAACATCATCATATGGACACCAGAGTGACTTCAAAGGTCCAGAAGGGCTGCACAGTTTCACCATGGCAACCAAGATCTGTGACTGTCCAACAAGAATCTAGAAATAATTGCTTTTAGGTGTAGCCTTTTTTTGTTAGAATAACAGTTTCATTAATCTTTGCCtttctagttctatttatttctcagtttttgtTAACAAGAAAACACAGTGAGTAGCATTGTCGTTTACATTTCTCcagttaaaacaaataaaaaaattagacttTAATGTTCACATTTCTTCTAAGTTATTTCAAATAATTGTGTTTGGCTTTGTACTTGTCTAAATTAAATAATTGCATTAATCAATTTCAGAAAGTCTAGGTGATTtatgagaaaattataaattagttttaaaatatgtatagtaCACTATATAGATAATTATGACAGAATGGGATACATTTGTGAACAgaattaatagtaataaaatactattaagaaaaaaaatcactaaattagGTTCAAAAGGTCATAAGAGAATAGCTATCAGTACCGATTATAATTGTTCACTCCTCTAAACACTTGCTTTAGTGCATATACTTAGGTAGTTTTCAGACTGATATCGTTCTAGTCTGTTGTACTCAAACCATGTAATTCTCATTTTGCATAAAGTAGAAACTAAAGATATTATATTATACAATGAATTCCTGCCTCTAGAATCTTCACATGCTTAGTCCTAAAAGCCAacacttctttttcttagtataaaaatgagttttgttacatcttataatttaaaaaaatcatgtaatcTCCAATCTTTATTTACTATTTCCAGTGagttatttgtattttcacaATTTAAACTATGTCCTGTCTTTTCCATAGTTTCATTACTTCTCCAGAAACTGTTTACCTTAATAATTCCAAGGAATTCCAGGTTTTTTTCTAAGTTTACATTAGAAACCTGTCTTCCCATAGGGCTTTATGCTTTCTGCAGAGAAGGTAATTCTGTTCCATTCAGAAGCAGCCAACTTCCTCAGCACATGACACTCAGGCTGTGGGTGAGGAGTTTACAGGAGTTCAGTTACTGCTGCAGTCCAGGATTGGGGCTTAACATAGCATATTCTAGCACATGGTGAATCAACCCATGAATTCTACAAGACCTAGTCCTCCCTCTTGCCCTCACAACTCAGGGCTTCAGAACATACCTGGTTTACCTCACAAAGCACACTTTATGCTGTAGGTATGCGGTATAGGGGCATCCTCACTCGGTATGCTGATCACTTGCATGTGTTAATAATAATACCTCTGCATACATGATGGACGGATACCTCAATTCCAACAACCCCTTCAGATCAGCTTGAACTGAAGACTGCCTTTGGatccaaggcaaaaaaaaaaattggaagacatctaATCTTCTTGAAGTTCTTGGTGTGTGgtttctggaagagaaaaaatGCCATCTTTTGATTGGGGAGCATTGGGAATTGGATTCCCTAAGAGTAGGCTGGCCAGGCAAATGTGGCTTGTGTGGGGAAAATGGCTACACTGTAGCATTCCCTATGGTAAAACAGAGGGGGTCTGAAAatctcagacacacaaaataaacacaaaatatatataaaaatatatatgtaaattgaTATATAATTTTGGTAATATCACTGATTTAGTCATACGATTATGATCAAACTTTCTTCAGCATGTTAGAATTTCAAGCAATATTATAAACAACTCTTGTTTCTTAAAGTTTTACAAGGATTTCttcttgttgttattgctgttagAAAAATAGCCCAAGATTAGTAGCCCAAAATTACCCAGAACACGCTTTATAACCCAAGCTAGATTCAGCTTGTgacaatctcctgcctcagcctcacaagtactagaattacaggatGGCCACATAGAATCTTACAGCCATTATTTCACTTTTCAGAGTACAACATGAAGCCCACGGAGACTAGGCAGCATTCATTTCCAAGGCTGTCTGGCTTTCTCCTGTGCAAGCTGGTCCTGTTTTCAGCAGTTGCAGTCAAAATGAAGCATCATGTCCCCACAAACTTCTCTGGATCATTCAGCAAAGGAGTCCATTTGTAACACCTTGTTCTTTGGAGCATGAGAGTAATCTGCTCTACtcaagtgtgtgttgtgtgaatgCTGCTGCATGTTGTACAGATATGTGGTTCTCTGGCTATTAAAattgctcttcttttttaaaataaagccttttaattccagctccCAACAAGCTGTTCTCCATTTAATTAACAGTGATAACCTGTATGCCATTGCAGCCTGCTGAGTCTGCCTGACCTGAGCTTGACAGTGCCATTCGAACACTTTAGGCTTTTCCAAGGTCAAACATGTGTGGTGCCTGAGTGCAAGGATTCCCCAAGAAGACCACCAGGGAGCCACACTTCCCAATGCAAAAGaaaggttttgtttattaagtatGGGCTAGCACAGGacctctgcctcacagtctgacacagaagatggagggagaaggaacccATCTATTTTTGTaaggggtttataaagacaaaaactacAAAGCAATCACAAGGatacagtctcaaaatacaaaattacttatCCAATATCACAATTGGCTGAAGGTGAGGAAAAGCTCAGCTGTTAGTTTTTGATAGGCTAATGGTATCTAATGGAGATAGCAACAGCCACCCATGGTTACATCCTCCAGACATCTGCTGAGCATGCACTAACTGCAAGGGCAAAACAGTGGTTAATCAGGTACCTACAACGACATTTGAAGCAAGCAGATGTGAACAGATGTTGTTTGAGTACCCTGGATGGGTCACTTTAAACAGAGTaggcacagtttcttgggaatgttTATGACTTTACTGAACTGCATCCAACCCCCTagttaggtcctgtctaaaatagagttctttttcttatttatttatttattaaagatttctgtctcttccccaccaccacctcccatatccctcccctcccccaataaagtccccctccctcatcaggaCATTGAgactataattcgtgatcctagagaagctaaataagaaggtgaacccaaagacaaacatataggcatcctcctgaatattaactttcatcaggcaatgaaaggagacagagacagagacccacattggag
Protein-coding regions in this window:
- the LOC101982174 gene encoding olfactory receptor 2AJ1-like translates to MMENENHTFSSDFILLGLFSSSQTSQVFFSFIFFIFIMTITENALLIFLIHRDSRLHTPMYFLLSHLSFMDILHISNIVPKMIADYLSGSRTISFTGCGFQIFLSLTMLGGECLLLAAMSYDRYVAICHPLRYPVLMRDNTSGLLASGSWLVGVFNSIVHTSFALHFPFCHSRAIDHFFCEIPAMLKLSCVDTSRYERGVYVSGIIFLLIPFSIISISYVQILLTIFQMQAGARQKSLSTCSFHMVVVIMYYGPFIFTYMRPRSYHTPGQDKFLAIFYTILTPSLNPIIYSFRNKDVLMAVKNIVQNNFLNKK